A segment of the Peptoclostridium acidaminophilum DSM 3953 genome:
TAGTATGAGATTTGTTTATAACTGGGCACTATCAAGACGCTCTGACGAGTACAGGGCAAGCGGCAAAATGCTGTCCGTTGCTGACCTTGGCAAAGAGCTGACTCAGTTAAAGCAGACAGATGAGTTTTCATGGCTGTATGAGATATCCAATGCAACGCTCAAAGAATCCATAAGAGACTTAGAAAAAGCGTATAAGGGATTCTTCAATGGCGGCGGCTTTCCAAGATTCAAAAGCAGGAAGCGATCAAGGACAGGGTTCTACTCAAGATATGACAAACTGTATTTCAAAGAAAGCATGGTCAATCTTGAAAAAATAGGCAAGGTCAGATGTAGGCACGACTATGGCATAGACCTGACGCAAGTTCAGAAATTCTCAAACCCAAGAGTCAGCTATAACGGTAGATGTTGGGTGCTCGCAGTAGGAATAGAAATAGAGCAGGAAAAGCCTGAACTTACAGAGGTATCGCTTGGCATAGACCTTGGCATCAAACAGCTTGCGATTACCAATGTAGACGAATTGGACGCTAATAACATAAATAAGACCGCAAGAGTTAGAAAGCTTGAGAAAAGACTTAAGCGATATCAAAGACAATGTTCGCGCAAGTATGAAAATAATCGTAAAGGGAGGAGTTACCGAAAAACTAAGAACATTGCAAAAATCGAAAAGAAGATAAAAAAGCTTCACGGAAGGCTTGCAAACATACGGCTCAACCATATACATCAGACAACATTAGCCATGGTGAAAACCAAGCCATATAGAGTTGTCATGGAAGACCTCAATGTTTCAGGCATGATGAAGAACAAGCACTTATCTAAAGCGATAATGCAGCAGGGCTTTGCGGCTTTCATAGCTCAGATGAAGTACAAATGCGAAGCTTTAGGCATAGAGTTTGTTCAAGTGCCGAGGTTCTACCCCTCAAGCAAGAAATGCTCGCATTGCGGAAATATCAAGAAAGACCTCAAGCTTTCGGATAGAACCTATAAGTGCGAATGCGGTTTCACATGCGACAGGGACAAGAATGCGGCTTATAACCTTGCAGGATATGGTTTGGCATAATCACATTCAAGATTATCCAAATTGGGGATTCGTTATAACCCACTATGCGAAAGCATGGCAAAGCCTGTGGAGTGTTACATCAAACCAGAGTAGCTTCGGCAAAATGGGACACTGTGAAGCAGGAAGCAAACAAAAATCTTAGATTTTTGAATTTTCTTTAGATTTTTATAGATTTTTGGTAACGGCAAGCATATGGACATAGCAGCACTGTCAATAGTTATGAACCAGTTAAAGGTGCAGCAGGATGCGGGTATCGCGGTAATGAAGATGGCAATGGATACAGGAAAGGAAACTGCAGCCCAAGTGACAGATATGATGGAGACTGTGGCTGTGGATCCCAACTGTGGCAGACACATCGACATAAGGGTCTAGCAATGATTGAAAAAGAAGAATTAAGGGAAGAGCTGGAACAGGAGTTGCAGCGGGTCAAGTACAGGCAGAGCGTGCTGGATCTCATCGAGGACAAGCTTAGGGATATGAAATGGCTGGCGGAGCAGGCCGCGGTAGAGGACATCACGCCAGAGGAGCGCGAAGCCGTAAACAAAAAACTTAGCAGCATGGCAGAGCAGGGCGCTTGACGAGGAAAGCAGAATAACTGAATATGGTAATATACTGTAGTGAGCACTTATGGCTGAAAATGGCTGTTGTGCTCTTTTTATTTTTTGTCTGGAAATATTCCTTGTAAGGGGCTTTACAAAAATGGAGCTGGGGGATATACTAACTGTAATAACTGTACTAATCATAATAATACAGTTGATGCGAAAGGAGTGAATAAATGTTTGAGCTTGATTTGAGAAGCCGCGTCCCGATATACGAGCAGCTTGTGGAGAAGCTAAAGCAGCTTATAATAAGCGATATGCTCAGGGAAAACGAGCAGCTGCCTGCAGTGAGGACGTTGGCGAAGGAACTGACAATAAATCCGAACACAATACAAAAGGCTTACAGGGAGCTTGAGCGGCAGGGGTACATATACTCGATTCCGGGCAAGGGGAGCTTTGTGAGCGAATCGAAAAGTGGGGTGAATATTGAGAAGATGAACGAGCTTAAGGCGGAGCTGGAAAAGATAGTGTCGGAGCTTATATTCATGGGAACCGACAAGGGGGAGCTTATAGAGCTTATAGAAAATGTCGGGGATACTGGGAAAAGGGGTGAAGGCGATGATTAGGGCGCAAGGCATTTCAAAAGCATACCATGACGTGCTGGCTCTCAGCAGTGTCAACCTTGATGTCAGGCGGGGAAGCATATACGGCCTTATAGGCTCAAACGGAGCTGGCAAGACTACGCTCCTTAAAATACTCTCGGGGATATACAGACAGGACAAGGGCAGATTGGAGATAGACGCCCAGGAGGTTTTCGAAAACGAGGGCCTAAAGCAAAGGGTGATTTTCATACCTGACAATCCGTATTTCCTGCCCCAGCACACTATAGACGGCATGGCGGAGTTCTACAGGGGTATATACGAAAGCTTCAGCGACGAGCGATACGAGAAGCTGAGGGAAGTGTTCCAGATAGACACGGGAAAGAAGGTGGAGTCGCTTTCTAAGGGAATGCAAAGGCAGGTGGCGTTCTGGCTGGCGCTTTCTGTAATGCCTGACCTTCTCGTGCTCGACGAGCCGCTAGACGGCCTGGATCCCGTGGTCAGGCAGAGGGTCAAGAACCTTCTTATACAGGACGTGGCCCAGAGGGACATGAGCGTAGTAATATCCTCCCACAACCTGCGGGAGCTCGAGGATATATGCGACTCTATCGGCATACTTCATAGGGGCGAGATGGTAGTTCAAAAGGACATAGACGATTTCAAGTCAGACGTTCACAAGATACAGGTGGCTTTCAGGGACATGCCGGAGCCGAGGCTGTATGAAGGCATGGACGTGCTATACCGGGAGGAGCGCGGCAGTGTCAGCATGCTCATAGTAAGGGGCAGAAAGGCCGAAGTGATTTCGAAATTCAAGGAGCTTCAGCCGGTGATACTTGACATCTTGCCGCTGACTCTCGAAGAGATATTCATATACGAAATGGGGGATATAGGATATGCGATTAAAGACGTCTTTATTTAGCAGGGCCGTATTCTTAAACGACATGAAAAGGTTCGCCTGGGCGTTCATAGGATATTTCGTAATGCTTTCCTTTGCAATGCCGATACAGCTGATAATGAAGGCTGGCTACCTGGAAGAGCAGGGGACCTACAATCCGTTTGAAGATATTTTCAGGTTCGGAGGCTTTGATGTGATGCTCATGGCTGTAGTGCCGGTGCTCGCCGGGGTGTTCCTTTTCAGGTACATGCAGTCAAGAAGGAGCGCCGACATGTATCACTCGCTGCCATTAGGAAGGGACGCCATATTCAACTCGAAGCTGGCAGTCGGGGCGTTGCTATGCTTGCTTCCGGTGGTTGCTACGGGAGTTATATGCATAGCGCTTAGAAGCTACATAGGCTTGCAGGAGTACTTCACTTTCAACGCTGTGCTCAACTGGATGTACATAAGCGTGCTCTTCAACATGACGCTCTTTCTTGCGAGCGTGCTTGTGGGGATGACCACGGGCATTTCGGTGATGCATTGGGCTCTCACTTACATATACCTTTTACTTCCCGTGGGCCTTAGCGCGCTACTTGTATTCAACATAAAGCCGTTCATGCACGGCTTCAGCGAGGAGTACTATCTTACAGAGAAGGTAATGTACTTCTCTCCGCTTGCGAGGATGGCCGAGCTGGGCTCGAGGTTCACAATGAAGCCCGTGGAGATAGGGGCTTACGTTGCAGCGTCCACAGTCATGGCAGCGATAGCCGGGCTGCTGTACAGGGCGAGAAGCACGGAGTCGTATTCGAGGGCTGTGGCTTTCGATGTGTTCGAGCCGGTATTCAGGTATGGAGTTACATTCTGTTCAATGCTGCTTGGAGGATTCTTCTTCGGACAGACGGGAAACAGCATGGGCTGGATGATATTCGGCTACGTTGCGGGCTCTGTCATAGGATATCTAATAGTCCAGATGATGCTCAAAAGGTCGCTCGTAATAATGGATGCAAGAACTCTTGCCGGGTATGCAGGCTTTGCGGCTGCAGCGGTGCTGATATTTGGGGGAATGAAGCTGGATATCACGGGTTTTGAAAAAAGAATCCCTCAGGCCGGCGAAGTGGACCGTGTGTATTTCGGATACGGGATATACAACTACATCAATGGCTACGAGGAGGCGCCCTTCTATACAAGCGAGGACAACATAAAAAATGTAATAGCCATGCACAGGAAGATGGCGGGTGATAAGAAATATCTGGGCAGTTGGGGTTCGGGCACGGGTTATGCAAGTATAGGAATAGTCTACGAGCTTGAAGGCGGAAAGAGACTTGTAAGGAATTACAACGTAAAGCTTGACGAGTACAGCGAGTTTTTAAAGCCAGTATACGAGTCCGTGGAATATAAAAGGGCCAACTACAGGATACTCACAGTCGCTCCCGAATATGTGGACAAGATAACACTAAGGCCAACCCAGAAAAGCGGAAACGGGATTTCGATTGTGGACAATTCGGAGATAAAAGAGTTCATAGAGCTTGCAAACAAGGACATAAAAGAGGCGTCGTTCGAGGAACTCGAAAACACGAGGGGCTGCTCATCAAGCGTGAGCCTTCTGCTCTCGAACAACAAGAGCATAGACTTCATGTACAACAAGGGATTTGAAAACACAAGGCGCTGGCTCGAGCAGAAGGGATATCTCAGCAGGGCCGTGCTTGTGCCTGAGGATGTGAGCCACATAGTTGTGGAAAAGAGAACTCACGAGGACGCCTACAGCATAGAGGAAAATGAAATTAAGGACAACAAATCGATAAAGAGATTCGAAAGCAGAGACAAGCAGCAGATAGCAGTGTGCCTTGACAATCTCAGCGACAGCTATGAGCCCGGCCATCCTTATATTATAGGGATATACACAAGCGGCGGCGATTCGTTCTACGCAACCTTCGACGAGGAATCTGTGCCGGATTTTGTGGAGAGTTACTTCAAGTAGATAATACAACAGGTTTTGGGGGATAAAGAATTTATGTAAGGCTCTTGCGGAAGCCAAGGGGACGGTTCTTGTGGATGGGGAATGTCATGAGAACCGTTCCCTTGGCTTTTTGAAAATTTCAGGCATTGGCTCTAAACTTTTCTGGCACTAAACCGATAACATACCTTAGAGGAAACAATATATAAGGACGGTGAATACATATGAAAATTGATAGCTCTGTTGTAAGCTCGAATACCCTATCTCAAAGAAGTGAGATATCGTATTCCGAAAAGATGTCTTCTGAAAAAACTGACATGGTAAAGCAGGCTCTCGGCAAGGAGGAGCAGGCGGCATTTCCTGGGGAAAGAAAGCTCATAGAGGCAATAGAAAAAGCCAATCCCGAGCTTGCCGGCCATAACACAAGCATAAAATTTTCAGTGCATGAAAAGACAAAGCAGATACTCATAAAGATAATGGACAATGAAACCAACGAAGTAGTCAAAGAAATACCTTCAGAAAAGATACTCGACATGGTGGCGGATATGATGGAAAAGGCGGGTCTTTTCGTAGACAAGAGGGGCTAGAATCAATATAGGGGTGATAAAATGTCGACAATAAGGTTCGGCGGAATTGCATCGGGACTAGACACAGAAAGCATGGTAAAGGAGCTCATGAAGGCCGAGAGGGCCAAGGTGGACAAACTCCAGCAAAACAAGCAGACAAAGACATGGGTTCAGGAAGCCTACAACGATATGAACAAGAGCTTCGCAAACTTCATACTGGATTCGAAAAAGGCGCTAGGACTTACAAGCACGACATCCACAGGATCAACATTCACAACGTCTTATAGCAGTTTAACATGGGTGAAAAGCGCATCGTCCTCAAATGAAAGCACATTCACTGCAACAGCCACCACTTCGGCAGTATCGGGCACGCACAACATTGAGGTAAAGCAGCTTGCAACGGGGGTAAACAAGGCAAGTATTAAGGATATTGTGGCAAGGAATGTGGAATTAGGGGGCGCTCTTACCGATGTCACTTCGACTACTGAGCTTTCGGAGCTTGGAATCGCAGACGGTACATTGACTTTTGATGGAGCAGCGGAGGCGATTTCATACGTATCCACAGACACAATTGCTACATTGGTTGGCAAAATTAATGCACTCAAGGACGCAGACGGCAACGCCTTGGGCATAAAGGCAACATTCGACGAGACATCAAACAGGCTCTTCCTGTCCACAACAGCAATGGGAAGCAACGCGCAGATAAAAATAACAGACGATGGTGGCGGACTTTTCACAGGCCCAGCTAGCAAGTTTGCTACGGATTTGGATTTAAATAGTGAATTGTATGTTGGTCAGGACGCCGAGATAAACTTTGACGGGGCAGAAGGAATAAAATACTCCTCAAACCAGTTCACAATCAACGGCATCACTATAGACCTCAAGGCGGCTCAGCCGGGAGTCACAAACACCATAAAGGTTGACACAAACATAGACGGTATAATAGAAAAGGTCAAAGCTTTCGTGGATTCATACAACACACTAGTAGACAGCGTGAACACAAAGCTCGGCGAGAAGAAATACAGGGATTACCAGCCTCTCACCGACGAGCAGAAGGAAGCAATGGACGAGGACACCAGAAAGCTCTGGGAGGAGAAGGCCAAGTCAGGTCTTCTAAGAAACGACTCGACCCTCCAAAGGACTCTCCAGACGATAAGATCAAGCCTCTACGAAAAAGTCGAAGGCGTATCGGGCGCATTCTCTTCAATGTTTGAGATAGGCATAACCACAGGCTCCTACACAGACAAGGGCAAGCTGGAGATAGACGAGACAAAGCTAAGGGAAAAGATAATGCAGGATCCTGACGGCGTGATGGAACTGCTATTCAAGACCTCAAGCTCGTCCGATGAGGAGACAAAGAAGAGCGAAACGGGGATAGTCAACAGGATATACGACAACATGGTAGAAGGCATGAAGGACGTAATAGACAAGGCGGGAGCGGGCGACAACGCCACTCTCTACAGGAAAGTCCAGTCCAACATAATGATAGAATTCGTAGTGAAGGGCTCAAAGAGCCTGATAGACGAAGACCTTCTAAGCATAGCCAAAAGAATAGACACAGAAAACGACAGACTCTCGAACGTCGAGGACAGATACTGGAAGCGCTTCACCGCACTCGAAAAGGCAATGCAGCAGATGAATTCACAAAGCACCTGGCTGTCACAGCAGCTAGGGGGCGGACAATAACGGTGCCTGACACGAACTTATGAACGTTTACATAGGGCCAGGTCAGGATGTTAACATGATAAGGGGTGTATTTTATGGCAATGGCAAATCCGTACGCTAAATATCAGGAACAGTCGGTTTTCACAGCGACTCCTGAAGAACTTACGCTTATGCTCTACGACGGCTGCATAAAATTCATAAACAGGGCAGCCATAGGCATAGAGGACAAGAACATAGAAATGACAAATACAAACATAATAAAGGCTCAGAACATAGTAAGAGAGCTCAACATAACGCTCAATATGGACTACGAGGTTTCAAAGGGCCTAAGGCCGCTTTACGACTATATGCATACAAGGCTAATAGACGCCAACATAAAGAAAGACAAGGAAGCCCTTGAAGAAGTGAAAGGCCTTGTAACAGACATGAGAGACACATGGAAAGAAGCAATGAAACTCGCAAGAATGAACTCGAGGTAACCATATGAGCATAGAAAGCATAATGGCAAGACTAATAGAGCTCCTGGACAAGAAAGCCGCGCTCATGGAAAGGCTCTACTGGATGACACTAGAGCAAAAAAGCTTCATAAAGAGCGAAAGTATAGACTCATTCATGAACGAGATGAAAAAAAGGCAGCTCGCCATGGATGAAATAGACCAGATAGATTCTGAATTCTACAAGCTCTACATAGACGTCAAGACAAGCATGGGGATAGCTTCGCTCGAATATGCAGACATACAAAAGTACCCTCAGCTTGAAACACTCCAGCAGAAAGTGCAGTCTGTAATGGAAATGACACGGAAACTTCAGGAACTCGACGAGGAAAACAAAAGCGAAGTCAGCGAAAAACTCGAGAAGGTCAAAGAAGACATGAAACAACTCCAGGCGCAAAAAAGCGCAGCCAGCAAAATA
Coding sequences within it:
- a CDS encoding RNA-guided endonuclease InsQ/TnpB family protein, which translates into the protein MIKGLKIRLYPTPDQEHLMWQHIGSMRFVYNWALSRRSDEYRASGKMLSVADLGKELTQLKQTDEFSWLYEISNATLKESIRDLEKAYKGFFNGGGFPRFKSRKRSRTGFYSRYDKLYFKESMVNLEKIGKVRCRHDYGIDLTQVQKFSNPRVSYNGRCWVLAVGIEIEQEKPELTEVSLGIDLGIKQLAITNVDELDANNINKTARVRKLEKRLKRYQRQCSRKYENNRKGRSYRKTKNIAKIEKKIKKLHGRLANIRLNHIHQTTLAMVKTKPYRVVMEDLNVSGMMKNKHLSKAIMQQGFAAFIAQMKYKCEALGIEFVQVPRFYPSSKKCSHCGNIKKDLKLSDRTYKCECGFTCDRDKNAAYNLAGYGLA
- a CDS encoding YjfB family protein; this encodes MDIAALSIVMNQLKVQQDAGIAVMKMAMDTGKETAAQVTDMMETVAVDPNCGRHIDIRV
- a CDS encoding GntR family transcriptional regulator gives rise to the protein MFELDLRSRVPIYEQLVEKLKQLIISDMLRENEQLPAVRTLAKELTINPNTIQKAYRELERQGYIYSIPGKGSFVSESKSGVNIEKMNELKAELEKIVSELIFMGTDKGELIELIENVGDTGKRGEGDD
- a CDS encoding ABC transporter ATP-binding protein — encoded protein: MIRAQGISKAYHDVLALSSVNLDVRRGSIYGLIGSNGAGKTTLLKILSGIYRQDKGRLEIDAQEVFENEGLKQRVIFIPDNPYFLPQHTIDGMAEFYRGIYESFSDERYEKLREVFQIDTGKKVESLSKGMQRQVAFWLALSVMPDLLVLDEPLDGLDPVVRQRVKNLLIQDVAQRDMSVVISSHNLRELEDICDSIGILHRGEMVVQKDIDDFKSDVHKIQVAFRDMPEPRLYEGMDVLYREERGSVSMLIVRGRKAEVISKFKELQPVILDILPLTLEEIFIYEMGDIGYAIKDVFI
- a CDS encoding DUF6449 domain-containing protein — encoded protein: MKRFAWAFIGYFVMLSFAMPIQLIMKAGYLEEQGTYNPFEDIFRFGGFDVMLMAVVPVLAGVFLFRYMQSRRSADMYHSLPLGRDAIFNSKLAVGALLCLLPVVATGVICIALRSYIGLQEYFTFNAVLNWMYISVLFNMTLFLASVLVGMTTGISVMHWALTYIYLLLPVGLSALLVFNIKPFMHGFSEEYYLTEKVMYFSPLARMAELGSRFTMKPVEIGAYVAASTVMAAIAGLLYRARSTESYSRAVAFDVFEPVFRYGVTFCSMLLGGFFFGQTGNSMGWMIFGYVAGSVIGYLIVQMMLKRSLVIMDARTLAGYAGFAAAAVLIFGGMKLDITGFEKRIPQAGEVDRVYFGYGIYNYINGYEEAPFYTSEDNIKNVIAMHRKMAGDKKYLGSWGSGTGYASIGIVYELEGGKRLVRNYNVKLDEYSEFLKPVYESVEYKRANYRILTVAPEYVDKITLRPTQKSGNGISIVDNSEIKEFIELANKDIKEASFEELENTRGCSSSVSLLLSNNKSIDFMYNKGFENTRRWLEQKGYLSRAVLVPEDVSHIVVEKRTHEDAYSIEENEIKDNKSIKRFESRDKQQIAVCLDNLSDSYEPGHPYIIGIYTSGGDSFYATFDEESVPDFVESYFK
- a CDS encoding flagellar protein FlaG — encoded protein: MKIDSSVVSSNTLSQRSEISYSEKMSSEKTDMVKQALGKEEQAAFPGERKLIEAIEKANPELAGHNTSIKFSVHEKTKQILIKIMDNETNEVVKEIPSEKILDMVADMMEKAGLFVDKRG
- the fliD gene encoding flagellar filament capping protein FliD; this encodes MSTIRFGGIASGLDTESMVKELMKAERAKVDKLQQNKQTKTWVQEAYNDMNKSFANFILDSKKALGLTSTTSTGSTFTTSYSSLTWVKSASSSNESTFTATATTSAVSGTHNIEVKQLATGVNKASIKDIVARNVELGGALTDVTSTTELSELGIADGTLTFDGAAEAISYVSTDTIATLVGKINALKDADGNALGIKATFDETSNRLFLSTTAMGSNAQIKITDDGGGLFTGPASKFATDLDLNSELYVGQDAEINFDGAEGIKYSSNQFTINGITIDLKAAQPGVTNTIKVDTNIDGIIEKVKAFVDSYNTLVDSVNTKLGEKKYRDYQPLTDEQKEAMDEDTRKLWEEKAKSGLLRNDSTLQRTLQTIRSSLYEKVEGVSGAFSSMFEIGITTGSYTDKGKLEIDETKLREKIMQDPDGVMELLFKTSSSSDEETKKSETGIVNRIYDNMVEGMKDVIDKAGAGDNATLYRKVQSNIMIEFVVKGSKSLIDEDLLSIAKRIDTENDRLSNVEDRYWKRFTALEKAMQQMNSQSTWLSQQLGGGQ
- the fliS gene encoding flagellar export chaperone FliS translates to MAMANPYAKYQEQSVFTATPEELTLMLYDGCIKFINRAAIGIEDKNIEMTNTNIIKAQNIVRELNITLNMDYEVSKGLRPLYDYMHTRLIDANIKKDKEALEEVKGLVTDMRDTWKEAMKLARMNSR
- the flgN gene encoding flagellar export chaperone FlgN; this translates as MSIESIMARLIELLDKKAALMERLYWMTLEQKSFIKSESIDSFMNEMKKRQLAMDEIDQIDSEFYKLYIDVKTSMGIASLEYADIQKYPQLETLQQKVQSVMEMTRKLQELDEENKSEVSEKLEKVKEDMKQLQAQKSAASKISKGYASKYNHAQGVFIDNKK